One genomic region from Lynx canadensis isolate LIC74 chromosome E1, mLynCan4.pri.v2, whole genome shotgun sequence encodes:
- the PRR15L gene encoding LOW QUALITY PROTEIN: proline-rich protein 15-like protein (The sequence of the model RefSeq protein was modified relative to this genomic sequence to represent the inferred CDS: inserted 2 bases in 1 codon), producing the protein MTEVGWWKLTFLRKKKSTPKVLYEIPDTYAQTEGSAEPPGPEGGGPDGNFNXRLEKIVDKNTKGKHVKVSNSGRFKEKKKVRATLAENPNLFDDREDKGQ; encoded by the exons ATGACCGAAGTGGGCTGGTGGAAGCTGACCTTCTTGCggaaaaagaaatccacacccAAGGTGCTCTATGAGATCCCCGACACCTATGCCCAAACAGAGGGCAGCGCAGAGCCCCCTGGGCCCGAGGGCGGAGGCCCCGACGGCAACTTTAA ACGCCTGGAGAAGATTGTGGACAAGAACACAAAGGGCAAGCATGTCAAAGTCTCCAATTCGGGCCGCttcaaggagaagaagaaagtccGAGCCACGTTGGCAGAGAACCCCAACCTCTTTGATGACAGGGAAGACAAAGGACAGTGA
- the PNPO gene encoding LOW QUALITY PROTEIN: pyridoxine-5'-phosphate oxidase (The sequence of the model RefSeq protein was modified relative to this genomic sequence to represent the inferred CDS: inserted 2 bases in 1 codon), which translates to MTCGLRGVTATFGQPTERPXYLHHLCGGGVVMDLGPMRKSYRGDREAFEETQLTSLDPVKQFAAWFEEAVECPDIGEANAMCLATCTRDGKPSARMVLLKGFGKDGFRFFTNFESRKGKELDSNPFASLVFYWEPLNRQVRVEGSVKKLPEEEAECYFHSRPKSSQIGAVVSHQSSVIPDREYLRKKNEELEQLYQEQEVPKPKYWGGYILYPQVMEFWQGQTNRLHDRIIFRRGLPTGDCPLGPMTHLGEEDWLYERLAP; encoded by the exons ATGACGTGCGGGCTGCGAGGCGTCACCGCGACGTTCGGGCAACCTACCGAGCGGCC CTACCTCCACCACCTGTGCGGTGGCGGTGTCGTCATGGACCTGGGACCGATGCGCAAGAGTTACCGCGGGGACCGAGAG GCATTTGAGGAGACTCAGCTGACCTCCCTGGACCCCGTGAAGCAGTTTGCTGCCTGGTTTGAGGAGGCTGTTGAGTGTCCTGACATAGGGGAAGCCAATGCCATGTGCCTGGCTACATGTACCAG AGACGGAAAACCCTCTGCCCGCATGGTGCTGCTGAAGGGCTTTGGCAAGGATGGCTTCCGTTTCTTCACTAACTTCGAGAGTCGAAAGGGAAAAGAGCTG gACTCCAATCCCTTTGCTTCTCTTGTCTTCTATTGGGAGCCTCTCAACCGTCAG GTGCGTGTGGAGGGCTCCGTGAAGAAGCTGCCTGAGGAGGAGGCTGAGTGCTACTTCCACTCCCGCCCCAAGAGCAGCCAGATCGGGGCCGTGGTCAGTCACCAGAGTTCTGTGATCCCCGATCGGGAG TATCTGAGGAAGAAAAACGAGGAACTGGAACAGCTCTACCAAGAGCAAGAGGTGCCAAAGCCAAAATACTG GGGTGGCTACATCCTGTACCCACAAGTGATGGAGTTCTGGCAAGGCCAAACCAACCGCCTTCATGACCGGATCATCTTTCGGCGGGGCCTGCCAACAGGAGACTGCCCTTTGGGGCCCATGACCCACCTTGGGGAGGAAGACTGGCTCTACGAGAGACTTGCACCCTGA